In a single window of the Candidatus Rokuibacteriota bacterium genome:
- a CDS encoding GAF domain-containing protein, which produces MCHELARLTGADTASAHLLDARTGELRPIVAHSVPKHAVEALAASTLTPADIEGLHEAFGQGHVVWSDDVPNDPRFAGAPFRRVPHQSAVLIPLLFDGQVSGAFCLVWWERRRSFEAAELAPLAAIGEQAGVLLSNARLREALEGRAARLRALSRVNHVVSSSLDEREVLGAVARAAAELTGASFVSFWVADEAAQRVTLRAVSDERPGTDLPFTSLGFGEGSVGWVAAERRILEVADVFADARFAARAWWQGRDLKSFLGVPVLLDGSLLAVLALCGRSAFRLGADERELLESFIAQAAVALRNMRLYAESSLYARRLETLTGLSRGLTASVDPEAILPAVVDVALTLFPGGACRLWTVEGERVRLSAGSADERDGDPARPELALGQGLVGEVAASGRSIIVEDLAARAAEGSDPSIPLGLVEAGMVSAAVLPLLVAGQAVGVVCLFTGSGRALTPGETKVMEAFAEHAAVALTKARLFQDIQDRRRVSEELYTLTVSMMRSMDLQQRVDTFVRGAQEALHFDRISVLLPDSDGTALEVAASTEEEAAARSAVPIAGGGAIERAWRSGETALILSDADLSALPPLDPALQAHPLLRANRFAAVPLRFQELTIGVVLADNTRSRRTVTRRGVAQLELFCQQLQSLVSNAGLWAETQRRERDATLLVEVTRRLSSTLDLEQVLDIITESALAAVELDAAGFYRWDTARDGLALVRGRNLPETMTRDETLRAGEGVSGRAYAERRAVWTQDWKTDPSLHYRAETVAALEAADGPRANIAVPIIIRDEVYGVLLGGTRVRHRFTERDVHVLSSMAAQAAVAIENARLYTVTQYNLAAAALLNDAARTLHRTLDARRLLPDALQGLGQTFSAVGAAVILFGEGGSGQGTVIRWGAMPEDAMRALAEPLGKREAPLLVPDTMSRPDLIPAGVLEAGPRGLAAFPVRGRSRVLGGLALLFSGHRSLYEAETRLLAAYADQLAMALDNTALFEEAENKKTQLEQVFASTSDGFLVVDLGGRIVGFNRQGGELLGIVPDEVVGRPFQHLVEVLGPAVAWEEGDGQALLAMVDSGRPAAAAGDLELRAPEPRTLGWRAAPMRDLLGETVGVTFTLNDVTRQREIDRMKTEFVSTVSHELRTPLTSIKGSLHLLLSDPALQLDATQRQLVDISVKNTDRLIRLITNILDISKIEAGRIQLELGMHRVEEFVSAAVDGIVAFAESRSIAIETEVAGDLPPVRVDVDRMVQVVTNLLSNAIKFSPPGSTVTVTATRAGRQLVVRVTDQGRGIAAEDMGKLFKKFQQLDGSNVRSVGGTGLGLAICRGIVEEHGGSISVESQLGQGATFTVTVPLPAGEGVDGTDGAEPGPGQGPLILVVDDEHDIRTLLRDQLELEGFRVLEAGRALEAVEVARERQPDLITMDLMLPDLDGFEAIRLLRENARTREIPVVILSAMELGDDDTRALGPTVHLSKPFSRADLLGVIRANLRLDRSVGR; this is translated from the coding sequence ATCTGCCACGAGCTCGCCCGGCTGACGGGAGCCGACACCGCCTCGGCCCACCTCCTCGACGCGCGCACCGGCGAGCTCCGCCCCATCGTCGCGCACAGCGTGCCGAAGCACGCCGTCGAGGCGCTCGCCGCGAGCACGCTCACCCCGGCCGATATCGAAGGGCTGCACGAGGCGTTCGGCCAGGGGCACGTCGTCTGGAGCGACGACGTCCCCAACGACCCGCGCTTCGCGGGCGCGCCCTTCCGGCGCGTCCCGCACCAATCGGCGGTCCTGATCCCGCTCCTGTTCGACGGCCAGGTCTCCGGCGCCTTCTGCCTCGTGTGGTGGGAGCGTCGGCGCAGTTTCGAGGCGGCCGAGCTGGCGCCGCTCGCGGCCATCGGCGAGCAGGCGGGTGTCCTCCTGAGCAACGCGCGCCTGCGCGAGGCGCTCGAGGGCCGGGCCGCGCGCCTGCGCGCGCTGTCGCGCGTCAACCACGTCGTCTCCTCGTCCCTCGACGAGCGCGAGGTGCTGGGCGCCGTCGCCCGGGCGGCGGCCGAGCTGACGGGGGCGTCCTTCGTGTCGTTCTGGGTGGCCGACGAGGCGGCGCAGCGTGTCACGCTGCGGGCCGTCTCCGACGAGCGCCCCGGTACCGACCTGCCCTTCACCTCCCTCGGCTTCGGCGAGGGCAGCGTCGGCTGGGTCGCCGCCGAGCGGCGCATCCTCGAGGTGGCCGACGTCTTCGCCGACGCGCGCTTCGCCGCGCGCGCGTGGTGGCAGGGCCGCGACCTCAAGAGCTTCCTCGGCGTGCCGGTGCTGCTCGACGGCTCGCTCCTGGCCGTGCTGGCCCTGTGTGGGCGTTCGGCGTTCCGGCTGGGTGCCGACGAGCGGGAGCTGCTCGAGAGCTTCATCGCCCAGGCCGCCGTCGCGCTTCGGAACATGCGCCTCTACGCCGAATCTTCGCTCTACGCCCGGCGCCTGGAGACGCTGACGGGACTCAGCCGCGGGTTGACGGCCTCGGTCGACCCCGAGGCCATCCTGCCGGCCGTCGTGGACGTGGCGCTCACGCTCTTTCCGGGCGGGGCCTGCAGGCTCTGGACGGTGGAGGGCGAGCGGGTGCGCCTGAGCGCCGGCTCGGCCGACGAGCGCGACGGCGACCCGGCCCGGCCCGAGCTCGCGCTGGGGCAGGGGCTCGTGGGCGAGGTGGCGGCTTCGGGCCGCTCGATCATCGTCGAGGACCTGGCGGCGCGCGCGGCCGAAGGATCCGACCCCTCGATCCCGCTGGGTCTCGTCGAGGCAGGCATGGTTTCGGCGGCGGTGCTGCCGCTGCTGGTCGCGGGCCAGGCGGTGGGCGTCGTGTGCCTCTTCACGGGTTCCGGACGGGCTCTCACGCCGGGCGAGACCAAGGTCATGGAGGCCTTCGCCGAGCACGCGGCCGTGGCCCTGACCAAGGCGCGGCTCTTCCAGGACATCCAGGACCGCCGCCGGGTCAGCGAGGAGCTCTACACGCTGACCGTGAGCATGATGCGCTCGATGGACCTCCAGCAGCGGGTGGACACCTTCGTCCGCGGCGCCCAGGAGGCCCTCCACTTCGACCGTATCAGCGTCCTGTTGCCCGACAGCGACGGAACAGCGCTCGAGGTTGCGGCCAGCACCGAGGAGGAGGCCGCCGCCCGCAGCGCCGTGCCCATCGCGGGCGGCGGGGCGATCGAGCGCGCCTGGCGCTCGGGCGAAACCGCGCTCATCCTCTCCGACGCCGACCTAAGCGCGCTGCCGCCGCTCGACCCGGCGCTCCAGGCGCACCCGCTGCTGCGGGCGAATCGCTTCGCCGCCGTGCCGCTGCGGTTCCAGGAGCTCACCATCGGCGTGGTGCTGGCCGACAACACGCGCAGCCGCCGCACCGTCACGAGGCGCGGCGTGGCGCAGCTCGAGCTCTTCTGCCAGCAGCTCCAGAGCCTCGTGTCCAACGCCGGCCTCTGGGCCGAGACCCAGCGGCGCGAGCGCGACGCGACCCTCCTCGTCGAGGTGACGCGGCGGCTGTCCTCCACGCTCGACCTCGAGCAGGTGCTCGACATCATCACCGAGAGCGCGCTCGCCGCGGTGGAGCTCGACGCGGCCGGCTTCTACCGCTGGGACACGGCGCGCGACGGGCTCGCCCTGGTCCGCGGCCGCAACCTGCCCGAGACCATGACGCGCGACGAGACGCTCCGGGCGGGCGAGGGCGTGAGCGGCCGCGCCTATGCCGAGCGCCGCGCCGTCTGGACGCAGGACTGGAAGACGGACCCGTCGCTTCACTACCGGGCCGAGACCGTCGCGGCGCTCGAGGCCGCCGACGGCCCGCGGGCGAACATCGCCGTGCCGATTATCATCCGCGACGAAGTCTACGGCGTGCTCCTGGGCGGGACGCGGGTGCGGCACCGGTTCACCGAGCGCGACGTCCACGTGCTGTCCAGCATGGCCGCGCAGGCCGCGGTCGCCATCGAGAACGCGCGCCTGTACACGGTCACGCAGTACAACCTGGCCGCCGCCGCGCTCTTGAACGACGCCGCGCGCACGCTGCACCGCACGCTCGACGCGCGGCGCCTGCTGCCCGACGCCCTGCAGGGGCTGGGGCAGACCTTCAGCGCTGTGGGCGCCGCGGTCATCCTCTTCGGCGAGGGCGGCTCGGGGCAGGGGACGGTGATCCGCTGGGGCGCGATGCCTGAAGACGCCATGCGCGCGCTGGCCGAGCCGCTTGGTAAGCGCGAGGCTCCCCTGCTAGTGCCCGACACGATGTCCCGCCCGGACCTGATCCCGGCGGGCGTGCTCGAGGCCGGGCCCCGCGGGCTCGCCGCCTTCCCCGTCCGCGGACGCAGCCGCGTGCTCGGCGGGCTGGCCCTGCTCTTTTCGGGGCACCGCTCGCTCTACGAGGCGGAGACGCGGCTCCTCGCCGCCTACGCCGACCAGCTCGCCATGGCGCTCGACAACACCGCGCTCTTCGAGGAGGCCGAGAACAAGAAGACCCAGCTGGAGCAGGTTTTCGCGTCGACCTCGGACGGCTTCCTCGTGGTGGACCTCGGCGGAAGAATCGTCGGTTTTAACCGGCAAGGCGGCGAGTTGCTCGGCATCGTCCCGGACGAGGTGGTCGGACGCCCCTTCCAGCATCTCGTCGAGGTGCTCGGTCCCGCCGTGGCCTGGGAGGAGGGGGACGGACAGGCGCTGCTGGCCATGGTCGACAGCGGCCGGCCGGCGGCCGCCGCGGGCGACCTCGAGCTGCGGGCGCCCGAGCCCCGCACACTCGGCTGGCGGGCGGCGCCGATGCGCGACCTCCTGGGCGAGACCGTCGGCGTGACCTTCACGCTCAACGACGTCACCCGCCAGCGCGAGATCGACCGGATGAAGACCGAGTTCGTCTCGACCGTCTCGCACGAGCTGCGGACGCCGCTCACGTCGATCAAGGGGTCGCTGCACCTCCTCCTGTCCGACCCGGCGCTCCAGCTCGACGCGACCCAGCGCCAGCTGGTCGACATCTCGGTGAAGAACACGGACCGGCTGATCCGCCTCATCACCAACATTCTCGACATCTCCAAGATCGAGGCGGGACGCATCCAGCTCGAGCTGGGCATGCACCGCGTGGAGGAGTTCGTCTCCGCCGCCGTCGACGGCATCGTGGCCTTCGCCGAGTCCCGCAGCATCGCCATCGAGACCGAGGTGGCCGGCGACCTGCCGCCGGTGCGGGTGGACGTGGACCGGATGGTGCAGGTGGTGACCAACCTCCTGTCGAACGCCATCAAGTTCTCGCCTCCCGGGTCGACCGTGACCGTGACGGCGACCCGCGCAGGCAGGCAGCTCGTAGTCCGCGTCACCGACCAAGGCCGCGGCATCGCGGCGGAGGACATGGGCAAGCTCTTCAAGAAGTTCCAGCAGCTCGACGGGAGCAACGTCCGCTCCGTCGGCGGCACGGGCCTGGGGCTCGCCATCTGCCGCGGGATCGTCGAGGAGCACGGCGGCTCGATCAGCGTCGAGAGCCAGCTGGGGCAGGGCGCCACGTTCACCGTCACCGTGCCGCTGCCCGCCGGCGAGGGCGTGGACGGAACCGACGGCGCCGAGCCGGGCCCCGGGCAGGGCCCGCTGATTCTCGTGGTCGACGACGAGCACGACATCCGGACGCTGCTGCGTGACCAGCTCGAGCTCGAGGGGTTTCGCGTCCTCGAGGCGGGCCGGGCGCTCGAGGCCGTCGAGGTCGCGCGGGAGCGGCAGCCCGACCTGATCACCATGGACCTCATGCTGCCCGACCTCGACGGTTTCGAGGCGATCCGGCTGCTGCGCGAGAACGCGCGGACTCGGGAGATCCCGGTGGTGATCCTCTCCGCCATGGAGCTGGGCGATGACGACACGCGGGCGCTCGGGCCGACGGTGCACCTGTCCAAGCCGTTTTCGCGGGCGGATCTCCTGGGCGTCATCCGGGCCAACCTGCGCCTGGACCGGAGCGTCGGCCGGTGA
- a CDS encoding SDR family NAD(P)-dependent oxidoreductase, protein MPLDQKTALVTGAARGIGLAIASRLTADGARVALLDLDAASADAAAKKIGGGAIALGADVTKASEVESAVSRVVQEWGRLDILVNNAGITGRSFPIWELSDEDWRRVIDADLTSVFLCCRAAVKVMLRQGSGRIINIASIAGKEGNATLVPYSAAKAGVIGLTKALAKEVCTRGILVHAIAPAVIGTELLKQMEKSTVDLLVSKIPMGRVGRPEEVAALAAWLASDDCSFTTGAVHDLSGGRATY, encoded by the coding sequence GTGCCACTCGACCAGAAGACCGCTCTCGTCACCGGCGCCGCCCGCGGGATCGGGCTCGCCATCGCCTCCCGCCTCACGGCCGACGGCGCCCGCGTCGCCCTGCTCGACCTCGACGCGGCGTCCGCGGACGCTGCGGCGAAGAAGATCGGCGGAGGCGCCATCGCGCTCGGCGCCGACGTGACCAAGGCATCCGAGGTCGAGTCCGCCGTGAGCCGGGTCGTCCAGGAGTGGGGCAGGCTCGACATCCTCGTGAACAACGCCGGGATCACCGGGCGGTCCTTCCCGATCTGGGAGCTGTCCGACGAAGACTGGCGCCGCGTGATCGACGCGGACCTGACGAGCGTCTTCCTCTGCTGCCGGGCCGCGGTCAAGGTCATGCTCCGGCAGGGGAGCGGGCGCATCATTAATATCGCGTCCATCGCTGGGAAGGAGGGCAACGCCACCCTCGTTCCATACTCGGCGGCGAAGGCCGGGGTGATCGGGTTGACCAAGGCGCTCGCCAAGGAGGTGTGCACGCGGGGGATCCTCGTGCACGCCATCGCCCCGGCGGTCATTGGCACCGAGCTGCTCAAGCAGATGGAGAAGAGCACGGTGGACCTGCTGGTCTCGAAGATCCCGATGGGGAGGGTGGGGCGGCCCGAGGAGGTGGCGGCGCTCGCGGCATGGCTCGCCTCAGACGACTGCTCGTTCACCACGGGCGCGGTGCACGACCTCTCTGGAGGCCGCGCGACCTACTGA
- a CDS encoding HAD family hydrolase: MSYRLLLCDLDGTLLDRPPDLDEALVAGLRRAMERGLIVSIATGRMPPGVDRYRDELGITAPMIFYNGALVRDHEAGRDLMALTLPRGILWQAHDVFAHAPVDPLFYRDDRLYCLAESFQVRAYSEQQAVPLEVIDAPGDFLRLGGSVKSLLIGHPQSLPTVRADVEAVVGDAARLVMTRRDYLELIPPAASKGAALRFLASHLGVPLEQVVAVGDQENDLEMIRAAGLGVAMPQAPETVRGAAGRVAPPDDQGGLLALFTELLPEYFA; encoded by the coding sequence GTGTCCTACCGCCTGCTCCTCTGCGATCTCGACGGAACCCTGCTCGATCGCCCGCCGGACCTCGACGAAGCGCTGGTGGCGGGGCTCCGGCGCGCCATGGAGCGGGGGCTCATCGTGTCCATCGCCACCGGACGCATGCCGCCCGGCGTGGACCGTTACCGGGACGAGCTCGGTATCACGGCGCCCATGATCTTCTACAACGGGGCGCTGGTGCGGGACCACGAGGCCGGGCGCGATCTGATGGCCCTGACGCTGCCGCGGGGGATCCTCTGGCAGGCCCACGACGTTTTCGCCCACGCCCCCGTGGACCCGCTCTTCTACCGCGACGACCGGCTGTACTGTCTCGCCGAGAGCTTCCAGGTCCGCGCGTACTCCGAGCAGCAGGCCGTGCCTCTCGAGGTCATCGACGCGCCCGGCGATTTTCTGCGCCTGGGAGGCTCCGTCAAGAGCCTGCTCATCGGACACCCCCAGAGCCTGCCGACGGTCCGGGCGGACGTCGAGGCCGTCGTGGGCGATGCCGCGCGGCTCGTTATGACCCGGCGAGACTATCTCGAGTTGATCCCGCCCGCCGCCTCGAAGGGCGCCGCGCTCCGCTTTCTGGCCTCGCATTTGGGCGTGCCGCTCGAGCAGGTCGTCGCGGTCGGCGACCAGGAGAACGACCTCGAGATGATCCGGGCGGCAGGGCTCGGCGTCGCCATGCCCCAGGCGCCGGAGACGGTGCGGGGCGCGGCGGGTCGCGTGGCGCCGCCCGACGACCAGGGCGGCCTCCTCGCGCTCTTCACCGAGCTCCTGCCCGAGTACTTCGCGTGA
- a CDS encoding SpoIIE family protein phosphatase, with protein MSRPRILVVDDEADISTVLSVTLRRAGFEVQTAGDGVEAIEAIRREPPDLVILDVMMPRADGLETLKRIREHGPTVHLPVIMLSAKAQLADKIRGFDRGADDYVAKPFEPSEMLVRVQSLLKRTALARLTAPLLGVLGEWSSTEGVAQLTRDLEAARDIQVRLTPPVPPTLAGLEAGAVLRPSTMVGGDFFDILPMGERIAVAVGDVSGKGIPAALLMVMVRTLLREIARGLAEPAEVLARLNASLCRDMPPSMFVTIVLAVLFPGREGRVALASAGHPEPILVRAGAAPKTVSVGGMILGVFEEAAFEEAEVDLESGDSLVFLTDGVTEAHGADGKRPGLERVLRALDRSRDLGAQAQVDALTAEVLADGAGRMRDDMTAFILKRP; from the coding sequence GTGAGCCGCCCGCGGATCCTCGTGGTGGACGACGAGGCGGACATCAGCACCGTGCTGAGCGTGACATTGCGCCGCGCGGGGTTCGAGGTGCAGACGGCCGGCGACGGCGTCGAGGCCATCGAAGCCATTCGCCGCGAGCCGCCGGACCTCGTCATCCTCGACGTCATGATGCCGCGCGCGGACGGGCTCGAGACCCTCAAGCGCATCCGCGAGCACGGGCCTACCGTCCACCTGCCGGTCATCATGCTCTCGGCCAAGGCGCAGCTCGCCGACAAGATCCGCGGCTTCGACCGCGGCGCCGACGACTACGTCGCCAAACCCTTCGAGCCGTCGGAGATGCTCGTGCGCGTGCAGTCGCTGCTCAAACGCACGGCGCTCGCGCGGCTGACCGCCCCGCTCCTCGGGGTGCTCGGCGAGTGGTCCTCGACGGAGGGCGTCGCGCAGCTGACGCGCGACCTCGAGGCCGCGCGGGACATCCAGGTCCGCTTGACGCCGCCCGTGCCGCCGACGCTGGCGGGGCTGGAGGCGGGCGCGGTGCTGCGTCCGTCCACGATGGTCGGCGGCGATTTCTTCGACATCCTGCCCATGGGCGAGCGTATCGCGGTCGCGGTGGGCGACGTGTCGGGCAAGGGCATCCCGGCCGCGCTGCTCATGGTCATGGTGCGGACGCTCCTGCGCGAGATCGCGCGGGGGCTCGCCGAGCCCGCCGAGGTGCTGGCGCGGCTCAACGCCTCGCTCTGCCGCGACATGCCACCCTCGATGTTCGTGACGATCGTGCTGGCCGTGCTCTTCCCCGGCCGCGAGGGGCGCGTCGCGCTGGCGTCGGCCGGCCACCCCGAGCCCATCCTCGTGCGCGCGGGCGCCGCGCCCAAGACGGTGAGCGTGGGCGGCATGATCCTGGGCGTCTTCGAGGAGGCGGCGTTCGAGGAGGCCGAGGTCGACCTCGAGTCGGGCGACAGTCTGGTCTTCCTCACGGACGGCGTGACGGAGGCGCACGGCGCCGACGGCAAGCGCCCGGGTCTCGAGCGCGTGCTGCGGGCGCTGGACCGCTCGCGGGATCTGGGCGCCCAGGCGCAGGTCGACGCTCTGACCGCGGAGGTGCTGGCGGACGGGGCGGGCCGGATGCGCGACGACATGACGGCCTTCATTCTCAAGCGGCCATGA
- a CDS encoding extracellular solute-binding protein produces the protein MRRLVAVLLAAAALGAADPAAAAATKEVVVLTSFPKELFEAYKQAFEQKHPGVKVIVKQQQTNQGVTYLRETRARPEADIFWVSAVDAFQTLKADGLLDKLVLPKETLARMPAKVGGFPLHDSDGQYWGFAVSGYGLMWNTRYLALHKLPAPKEWTDLSDPRYHGHLSISAPSRSGTTHLTVEVILQAYGWEKGWALLMQMGGNMGAIAERSFGVPEAVISGQLGIGVVIDFFGLSAIASGQPIGFAYPSLTAVVPASVAVVRNGPNPDNARAFVEYLLSDEGQMKLFSTEIGRLPVVPALYSRAPKGYPNPFTMKLGGIEFDDKLSSGRRNIVNALFDQIITFRHAELKAAWGAIYAAEATAPKVREPGRRLDLGAAELAEARRLAGTVPLDGKQAADKAFNAAFKDKPDVKSRLETEWDSAAKRNYAKAIDRADQAARMR, from the coding sequence ATGAGACGGCTTGTCGCCGTCCTGCTCGCGGCTGCCGCACTGGGCGCCGCTGATCCCGCCGCCGCCGCGGCAACCAAGGAGGTCGTGGTGCTGACCTCCTTCCCCAAGGAGCTCTTCGAGGCCTACAAGCAGGCCTTCGAGCAGAAGCATCCCGGCGTCAAGGTGATCGTCAAGCAGCAGCAGACCAACCAGGGCGTGACCTATCTCCGCGAGACCCGAGCCCGGCCGGAGGCCGACATCTTCTGGGTCTCGGCGGTGGACGCCTTCCAGACGCTCAAGGCCGACGGTCTCCTCGACAAGCTCGTCCTGCCGAAGGAGACGCTCGCACGCATGCCGGCCAAGGTCGGCGGCTTCCCGCTCCACGACTCTGACGGGCAGTACTGGGGCTTCGCCGTCTCGGGCTACGGCCTCATGTGGAACACGCGCTACCTGGCGCTCCACAAGCTGCCGGCGCCCAAGGAGTGGACCGACCTAAGCGACCCGCGCTACCACGGGCACCTCTCGATCTCTGCGCCGTCGCGGAGCGGCACCACGCACCTGACGGTCGAGGTGATCCTGCAGGCCTACGGCTGGGAGAAGGGCTGGGCGCTGCTGATGCAGATGGGCGGTAACATGGGCGCGATCGCCGAGCGGAGCTTCGGGGTGCCCGAGGCCGTCATCTCGGGCCAGCTCGGCATCGGGGTGGTCATCGACTTCTTCGGGCTCTCGGCCATCGCCTCGGGGCAGCCGATCGGCTTCGCGTATCCCTCGCTGACGGCGGTCGTGCCTGCCTCCGTGGCGGTGGTCCGGAACGGGCCCAACCCCGACAATGCGCGCGCCTTCGTCGAGTACCTCCTGTCCGACGAAGGGCAGATGAAGCTCTTCTCGACCGAGATCGGCAGGCTGCCCGTGGTGCCCGCGCTCTACAGCCGCGCGCCCAAGGGCTATCCCAACCCGTTCACGATGAAGCTCGGAGGGATCGAGTTCGACGACAAGCTGTCCTCCGGGAGGCGCAATATCGTCAATGCCCTCTTCGACCAGATCATCACGTTCCGCCACGCCGAGCTCAAGGCGGCCTGGGGCGCGATCTACGCCGCCGAGGCCACCGCGCCGAAGGTGCGGGAGCCGGGACGGCGCCTCGACCTGGGAGCGGCCGAGCTCGCTGAAGCGCGGAGGCTCGCCGGCACCGTGCCGCTGGACGGCAAGCAGGCGGCGGACAAGGCGTTCAACGCGGCCTTCAAGGACAAGCCCGACGTGAAGTCGCGGCTCGAGACCGAGTGGGACTCGGCCGCCAAGCGCAACTACGCCAAGGCCATAGACCGCGCGGACCAGGCCGCGCGAATGAGGTAG
- a CDS encoding NUDIX hydrolase: protein MVQAWHFLGSTTLQALGKLTLREDVWRLPTGGERRYPVLHVGMCVGIVPFVDPGHVLLVRQFRHLARADSWELPGGGGQPGEDPEAAAQRELREEGGYRAGRLTFLTRFFPSNAYLDETAYCYLGEDLAPDLLASDDDEFFERRVVPFREAVAMALDDRITESVSKVALLAAALTRSPPALISP, encoded by the coding sequence ATGGTCCAGGCGTGGCACTTCCTCGGCTCGACGACCCTACAGGCCCTCGGCAAGCTGACGCTGCGCGAGGATGTGTGGCGGCTGCCGACGGGCGGTGAGCGGCGCTACCCGGTACTGCACGTGGGCATGTGCGTGGGCATCGTCCCCTTCGTGGACCCCGGGCACGTGCTCCTGGTCCGCCAGTTCCGTCATCTGGCGCGCGCGGACTCCTGGGAGCTGCCGGGCGGCGGGGGACAGCCCGGCGAGGATCCGGAAGCCGCGGCGCAGCGGGAGCTCAGGGAAGAAGGCGGTTACCGGGCGGGGCGGCTGACCTTCCTCACCCGCTTCTTCCCCTCGAACGCCTACCTCGACGAGACGGCCTACTGCTACCTCGGCGAGGACCTCGCCCCAGACCTGCTGGCCTCGGACGACGACGAGTTCTTCGAGCGGCGCGTGGTGCCGTTTCGCGAGGCGGTCGCCATGGCGCTCGACGACCGCATCACGGAGTCCGTGTCGAAGGTCGCGCTCCTCGCCGCCGCGCTCACGCGCTCGCCACCGGCCCTGATTTCTCCCTGA
- a CDS encoding methyltransferase domain-containing protein, with translation MKGKLDPYRAIDRQRQPQSFVEHLEERGRTPAQAGLRRRFLRFAKVARGQRVLEVGSGTGIVARDAAALVGPRGRVIGVDPSRVMTEAARRIARHLGRGGRPVHEVGDGARLRFAAGRFDRVFAVTVLLHVQDSEAILRDMLRVTRPGGLLAVQDQDFGSLTLDHPDRALTARIMDGVVARMYPDPWSGRTLFGRLVRLGLGRVRLFVDVYEDTTLEPYTHAMLTRRAQNAVRLGLASAGAAARWMAAIERLAASGQFAFTLNYYAARGVKP, from the coding sequence GTGAAGGGGAAGCTTGACCCCTATCGCGCGATAGACCGGCAGCGGCAGCCGCAGAGCTTCGTCGAGCACCTGGAGGAGCGCGGGCGCACGCCGGCCCAGGCCGGGCTGCGCCGCCGGTTCCTCCGCTTCGCGAAGGTCGCGCGCGGCCAGCGGGTGCTCGAGGTCGGATCGGGCACGGGCATCGTCGCCCGGGACGCCGCGGCGCTGGTCGGCCCGCGCGGGCGGGTGATCGGCGTTGACCCGAGTCGCGTCATGACCGAGGCGGCGCGGCGCATCGCGCGCCACCTGGGGCGAGGAGGGCGGCCCGTCCACGAGGTCGGAGATGGCGCACGGCTGCGCTTCGCGGCGGGGCGCTTCGACCGCGTCTTCGCCGTGACCGTTCTCCTCCACGTCCAGGATTCTGAGGCCATCCTCCGCGACATGCTGCGCGTCACGCGCCCGGGCGGCCTCCTCGCCGTCCAGGACCAGGACTTCGGCTCGCTGACGCTCGACCATCCCGACCGCGCGCTGACCGCGCGCATCATGGACGGCGTGGTCGCCCGCATGTACCCGGATCCCTGGTCCGGGCGCACGCTCTTCGGCAGGCTGGTGCGGCTCGGCCTCGGGCGCGTGCGGCTCTTCGTGGACGTCTACGAGGACACGACGCTCGAGCCGTACACGCACGCGATGCTCACGCGCCGCGCTCAGAACGCGGTGCGCCTCGGCCTCGCGAGCGCCGGCGCGGCGGCCCGCTGGATGGCTGCCATCGAGCGCCTTGCCGCATCGGGGCAGTTCGCCTTCACCCTCAACTACTACGCGGCCCGCGGAGTCAAGCCGTAA